The proteins below come from a single Ictalurus furcatus strain D&B chromosome 15, Billie_1.0, whole genome shotgun sequence genomic window:
- the npbwr2b gene encoding neuropeptides B/W receptor type 2b encodes MENISNPVKTNSQCNFSMYFHYYNYPNRSDLNCTPPADYFFYADLYVVLPVIYSVICAVGLTGNTAVMYVILKAPKMKTVTNMFILNLAIADDLFTLVLPINIAEHLLHYWPFGEVLCKIILSIDHYNIFSSIYFLTVMSIDRYLVVLATVRSKRMPYRTYRAAKIVSLCVWLLVILIVVPFTMFGGVYISPDDSERKSCVLSFPSPEGLWFKASRIYTLILGFAIPVSTICILYTMMLYKLRNMRLNTNGKALDKAKKKVTIMVFIVLAVCLFCWTPFHLSTIVALTTDLGTTPLVIGISYFITSLSYANSCLNPFLYAFLDDSFRKAFKKMLECRAG; translated from the coding sequence ATGGAGAACATTTCAAACCCTGTCAAGACTAACTCACAATGTAACTTCAGCATGTACTTTCATTACTACAATTACCCCAACAGGTCCGATTTAAACTGCACGCCACCGGCTGACTACTTCTTTTACGCAGATTTGTACGTAGTTCTCCCGGTTATTTACTCTGTGATATGTGCGGTGGGATTAACCGGCAATACAGCAGTTATGTATGTCATACTGAAGGCTCCTAAAATGAAGACAGTCACTAACATGTTTATTCTAAATTTGGCAATTGCCGATGATCTCTTCACGTTAGTTTTGCCCATTAACATTGCTGAGCATCTCTTGCACTATTGGCCCTTTGGTGAAGTGCTTTGCAAAATCATTTTAAGCATTGAccattataatattttctctaGCATATATTTTCTCACGGTTATGAGCATTGACCGATACCTGGTAGTTCTAGCCACAGTGCGCTCAAAACGCATGCCGTATCGCACATATAGGGCAGCCAAAATAGTCAGCCTGTGCGTTTGGTTACTAGTGATTCTAATCGTGGTCCCCTTTACAATGTTTGGAGGAGTCTACATCAGCCCGGACGACAGTGAGCGAAAAAGTTGTGTGCTAAGTTTTCCCAGCCCAGAAGGTTTATGGTTCAAAGCGAGCCGGATTTATACACTCATACTGGGCTTTGCCATTCCCGTCTCCACCATTTGCATACTCTACACAATGATGCTGTACAAACTGCGCAACATGAGACTCAACACTAATGGCAAGGCACTGGACAAAGCCAAAAAGAAAGTGACCATCATGGTGTTCATCGTACTGGCCGTGTGTTTGTTCTGCTGGACTCCATTCCATCTCAGCACCATTGTAGCTCTTACCACAGATCTGGGCACCACACCACTTGTCATTGGTATTTCTTACTTCATCACCAGTTTGAGTTACGCAAACTCCTGCCTAAACCCATTCCTCTATGCTTTTCTGGATGACAGCTTCAGGAAAGCATTTAAGAAGATGCTAGAATGTAGGGCTGGTTGA